Proteins encoded within one genomic window of Eurosta solidaginis isolate ZX-2024a chromosome 1, ASM4086904v1, whole genome shotgun sequence:
- the ninaE gene encoding opsin Rh1 has translation MESLQSLGPRFAALSNGSVTDKVTPDMAHLIHPYWNQFPAMDPMWAKILTAYMIIIGMISWCGNGVVIYIFSTTKSLRTPANLLVINLALSDFGIMITNTPMMGINLYFETWVLGPAMCDLYAALGSAFGCSSIWSMCMISLDRYQVIVKGVAGRPMTIKLALMKIAFIWTMGSIWTLAPVFGWSRYVPEGNLTSCGIDYLERDWNPRSYLIFYSIFVYYVPLFLICFSYWYIIAAVSAHEKAMREQAKKMNVKSLRSSEDAEKSAEGKLAKVALVTISLWFMAWTPYLVINCMGLFKFEGLTPLNTIWGACFAKSAACYNPIVYGISHPKYRLALKEKCPCCVFGKVDDGKSSDAQSQATTNESESKA, from the exons TTTACAATCGTTAGGGCCGCGTTTTGCTGCCCTGTCCAATGGATCAGTCACAGATAAG GTAACGCCGGATATGGCGCACTTAATTCATCCCTACTGGAATCAATTCCCGGCTATGGATCCCATGTGGGCGAAAATTCTCACAGCGTACATGATCATTATCGGCATGATTTCATGGTGTGGAAATGGCGTGGTGATTTATATCTTCTCGACGACGAAATCATTGCGCACACCTGCTAACCTACTGGTCATCAATTTAGCGCTATCCGATTTCGGTATAATGATCACAAATACGCCGATGATGggcattaatttatattttgaaaCATGGGTATTGGGACCGGCTATGTGCGATTTATATGCCGCATTGGGCTCAGCATTCGGCTGCAGCTCGATTTGGTCAATGTGCATGATCTCGCTGGATCGTTATCAGGTCATTGTGAAGGGTGTAGCGGGACGGCCGATGACTATTAAGTTGGCATTAATGAAAATTGCCTTTATCTGGACAATGGGCAGCATTTGGACATTGGCACCTGTTTTCGGCTGGAGCAG GTATGTGCCTGAAGGCAATCTGACCTCATGCGGTATCGATTACTTGGAACGCGATTGGAATCCAAGATCCTATCTCATCTTCTATTCCATTTTCGTATACTATGTTCCATTGTTCCTAATCTGCTTTTCCTACTGGTACATCATTGCT GCTGTATCAGCTCACGAGAAAGCCATGCGTGAACAGGCCAAGAAAATGAATGTCAAATCCCTACGCTCATCTGAGGATGCTGAGAAAAGTGCCGAGGGTAAATTGGCCAAGGTGGCGCTGGTTACCATTTCATTGTGGTTCATGGCATGGACACCATATTTGGTGATCAATTGCATGGGTCTATTCAAGTTCGAGGGACTAACACCACTCAATACCATCTGGGGAGCTTGCTTTGCCAAATCGGCAGCTTGCTACAATCCCATCGTCTACGGTATCAG CCATCCGAAATACCGTTTGGCATTGAAAGAGAAATGCCCATGCTGTGTGTTCGGCAAAGTTGATGATGGCAAATCCAGCGATGCTCAATCGCAGGCCACAACCAACGAATCCGAGTCCAAGGCATAA